CATAAAGGAAGACAGATGTACTATACATAAAGGAAGACAGAGTTTTGGCCGAGATATTCCACTTTGCTGGGGCTTCCAAAATGTGACAGAGCCCTTGGGAGGGGGGTAAGGCCTTTTTTTAAAGACCCCTTTCAGAGATGTAGCCAGTCATCTTGTCACCCAGAGTTTGAGGTGTTCTTGGCTCCAGGTGATGCACATATACCTGGAGGGACATCCAGGGAAGAGGGTGGAAAGCACAAGGAAAATCACAACTCCTTCGCTGAGCCTGCCTCTTCTTGGCTTCCATCTTTCCAGGGAGAAGTGGTTGGAAACCATCTTGATACAGTGGACCCACTACTTAACGAattgatccgtattggaacggtggctgcaggttgaaaagtctgtaggtcgagtctccattgacctacaatgcattgaaaaccgattaatgccgtaaccggccatttttgttccatttttttttcctggtctgtaggtcgattctccggctgcaagtcgaacctaaattttgcggccagagaagtctgtaactcgaaaagtctgtaagtcgagggtccactgtagtccgGAAGGGGCACTGTGCGTCCTTCCGGCATCCAAACACTCAGGCTCACACCCTTCTTGGGCTcttggaactgcacagctggaagggaccctgtgaggtcatccagtccagccccgtcaaggaggcccagagggggattcgaactctgaacctctggcccCCCAGTCAGAGATCTCAACCACTCCGCTGTTCAGCAGCTACTAATACCTATTTTTGCACCCTACCCATGTGGGCCCCAGCCGCCCCTGCCTTAGGGAGGGCTCTGAAGCCGGATTCTGCCTGGCTTGCCAGAAGCCGGCCGAAGAGCCCAGCCGGACCGAGGGCAGCCCCGCTGCGGTGGCCCTCGGGGCCGCCTCAAGAGGGCAGCCGGCCTCCTCCCAGCTGCCGGCTGCGCGGCTTgcgcaaaaaaataaaaaacccgaGCAAACTTTGGAGCCTCCGGAGCGAGGCGCCTGTGCGTCatggagcaggcaggcaggagggtgACCTAGAACCGGGgcgaggaagggaagggagggggcaaaGGGCGGAGGAGGGATCGGAAAGCCAGCCGGGCAGCGGAGAGCCTAGcgatccaccaccacccccttcccggagaaggggaggaaggcaggtgagCGCCCGAAGCCCACCTGTCCCCCCCACGGGCTCTCCAGGTAGGCGCCAGCAGCGTTGCGCACGGGAGCGGCGCGCAAAGGCGAGCGCAAAGGCCACGCTCCACGGCTCCCTTTGGAtcgcaggagggaaaggagaggcAGCGAGCGGGGGATCCGCCGAGGGGGGACCCGAGAAGAGGCTTCCTAAAGCGGCCTGGGGCGGGGGGGAATCTTTGCTCCCTCTCGTTCCCGATCCTGGTGCGGCCGGCGATCGCCCTCCGGAGAGCGACGCGTTGCAACAACAGCTGGGAAGCGAGCcagcaagaggaggaagaggagggagggagggaggaaggccgGCGGGCAGCCATCGCGCGGTGGTTGCGCTCCCGGCGCAAGGTGGATCGGCTCCCGCTCGGGGAACAGAGGGGCGCCCGGGAGAGTCCCCCCCTGCCCGGCTTCCTCCACCCCAGAGGGGTCGGACGCCCTGCCCTGCCGGCTTTCCTCCCGTTGGACTGGATCGCGCCCCCCGAGGAAATTAGGGGGTCCCCCAAACCCCAGCGCACCCCCTCCGCTCTCCTCCTAGCCACTTGATCGCGGGGATCGGACTTTCCAAGCTTCGCACCAGGAATCCGGTGGGGAAGAGCAACTCATTCCCTTAGGTCTATCCTCAAGACCATATATATTTTGATCTTGGATTTCTCCCCCActcctctgtctctcccccccttccttcctcgcCCCTTTTTTTGGGAACCAGCGACCGGATTTGCTGCGGTTTTTGCGGTAAGCGTTAAGCGGACGCGCAGGAATGCGCTTCTCTGTTCTTGGGGGCgcaggctttctctctctctctctctctctctctctttcaaaagaAGAAATCCCTTCTGACGGTGATTTGTTTTGACCTGTGCTAGTTTCCCAGCGGATGGCAGCGGCCCAAGGAAAGAGGCCCACCACAAAAAGGATTTTACGCTCAGCCGGTGGATCTGAATAACTTTTGCAGGCCCTCCCCAGTTATTTTGGGAACCCTGGCGTGGCTGCCCTGGGGAGCGTGTGACTTCTTTCCTCTTTGTTCCCCATTCCCTGATTTTTCGCTCCTCCTGGAAAGAGGAAAACACTCTTTttcattctcctttttcttttttccagtagaaaaaaaaaacagaagagagaaaagctaAAACAAGAACTTGACATGAACTTTGTATTTTTCGAGGAAGCAGGGTGGGTGTGTAATGTTTGTCATCTTCCACGGACTAAGGCGTGACCTGTTCCAGTTTGGAgtgatctgtgtttttaaaatccttttccttttatttttccctccccTTCGCCCCTCTGGAGGTTTGTGGGTTTTGAACCAGGCCCCAAAAGGAGACTATCCAAATTTGCGAAACATTGTCAAGTCTGTACAaacacaagacattttttttgtttgtttctgttttcacttGGGTCAATCCCGAGAGGACTTTTCGAAGCGTGCCACAAGCGTGCATTGCACTGGATTTTTTGACAAAAACGACAGAAATGTGGACTATCAAGAGAGGGAAAGACGGTTTCACGAAGAAATCCATTCTGCCCGGCATGATTTCATCGGAGAGAGGTTGCTAAGCTTTCTACATATATTCCATGTTGTGGGTTCAGGAATAACTCGTTTGCAAGATAAAATCAACCCGGAGATGACTGTCTTCTGGTTACCTTGGCGTCTGACGGAGGCCTATATAACTCAAAAGGAGAGATCAGAAAATGTTGTTTGGTTTGCCCCAAGCATGTCATTCTTCATTAATTCCTCTGGACTGTGAAAACAGGATGGAATTTAACAACTTCAGCTGGGATTCGTAAGGAAAAAAATTTGCATCGTTCTGCAAGTCTGCAagactctcctcttttcctgaaaCCTGTTACTGCTTTTGAGGTTCCGGAGAGAGGTATCgtgcttcctctccccccccccctgcttgtTTATTGCTGGCGTATCCAAGGAACCAGAGCGGGAGGGGTGGCCACATTTTTGCACCCGCTGGCGGGCTCTTGTTACAGGGACCAGCCATGGCTTTGAAAGCCAGAGCGCTCTACAACTTCCAGAGTGAAAACAAAGAAGAGATCAGCATCCAGGAGAACGAGGAGCTGGTGATTTTCAGCGAGCACTCCTTGGACGGCTGGTTGCAGGGGACCAACAGCCGAGGGGAGACTGGCCTCTTCCCTGCCTCGTACGTGGAGGTTCTCCGAACCAGGTCGGCTTCGACGTACACTGAGTACTCTAACAGTTCTTCCGGGTCCCCTGGAAACGGCTCGTCCTTCTACCTGCCCCCTTCCAGCACCAGCGTCTCCCACCAGGGCAGCTTCGAAGATGATGACGAGGACGACTGGGATGATTGGGACGATGGGTGTACGGTGGTGGAGGAACCCCGCAGCGGGCCTGGCACCAACGGGCATCCGTCCGCCAACCTCTCCCACCCCGGGCCGTATCCCTATCCGAACCACATGGCCTACCGCCCCAAGCCGTCTCTGGAGAGGCAGGACAGCATCGGCTCTTCCAAAAGGGGAAGCGTGGTGGGGCGGAACCTCAACCGCTTCTCCTGTTTTGTCCGCTCCGGGgtggaggccttcctcttggggGACGTGCCCATGCTGTCCAAGGTGGCCGAGGCCTACTACATCGACATGGGCCCCAAGGGCCCCCAGTGGAGGCCCAACCCACACCCCTTGATCTGCTCCGTGGAGGACCCCACCAAGCAGACCAAGTTCAAAGGCATCAAGAGCTACATCTCCTACCGGCTGACGCCGAGCAACAGCAAGTCGCCTGTCTACCGGCGCTACAAGCACTTCGATTGGCTGTACAACCGCCTGCTGCACAAGTTCACAGTCCTCTCCGTGCCCCACCTGCCCGAGAAACAAGCCACGGGCCGCTTCGAGGAAGACTTCATTGAGAAGCGCAAGCGGAGGCTGATCTTGTGGATGGACCACATGACCAGCCACCCGACCCTCTCCCAGTACGAGGGCTTCCAGCACTTCCTCACCTGCCGGGACGACAAGCAGTGGAAGATGGGGAAGCGCCGGGCTGAGAAGGACGAGATGGTGGGGGCCAGCTTCCTCCTGACCCTCCAGATCCCCACCGAGCACCAGGACCTCCAGGACGTGGAGGACCGCGTGGATGCCTTCAAGGCCTTCAGCAAGAAGATGGACGACAGCGTCCTGCAGTTGACCAACGTCGCATCCGAGCTGGTCCGGAAGCACGTCGGGGGCTTCCGTAAGGAATTCCAGAAACTGGGCAACGCCTTCCAAGCCATCAGCCAGTCCTTCCAGATGGACCCGCCCTACAGCTTGGACGCCCTCAACGGGGCCATCTCACACACGGGCAAGACCTACGAGACCGTGGGGGAGATGTTTGCGGACCAACCCAAGAACGATCTCTTCCTCATGCTGGACACCCTCTCCTTGTACCAAGGACTCCTGTCCAACTTCCCCGACATTATACACCTGCAAAAAGGTAAGAGCTGTGAGCCatctgggaggggggggcaaCCACAGCGGAGGTGCCAAAGGGTACCTTCAAAATTCAGTGGCTTTGGGGGAGATGTGGTTTCTTCGTGGCATTGGCTAAGTCAGGGGGGATCCTCTGATCCTTGCAAGAACGTGTTTCCTGGGGAGGATTCCAGATTTGCTGCTGGTGGAGCGTTCTCCGCGGATGTAGTAGCGTGAAAGGCCTAAGAGGGAAAAATACTAATAGGGATGCCTCCCAGCCTAAAAAACCGACCCAAGGGAAGCCAAGGCAGGATGTAAATAACCGAGATAGGCTCTTGTTTCAGCCACTTGTGTTTAAGGAAGGCAGCTTCCGCAACCTGCTTCTTTCTCGAGGTGTGGGACTACAATGGCCATCGCTCCCGTGGCAGGAGGTGAAATGGGGTGCCCCCTATGAGAAGACTGGCAGGGGGAGAATGGTATGAAGCTAAAGAGTTGGACCAATTTTATTGAAGGGttgatttctaaaatatttttaccctgcttctCAGGGTCTCTAGGCAGAGAATATTGAGAAGTGGTTTCCATGCCCTTCCTCCagggggcgtcctgggactgggcagctggcccaaggccacccaggctggctcttg
The Pogona vitticeps strain Pit_001003342236 chromosome 12, PviZW2.1, whole genome shotgun sequence genome window above contains:
- the SNX33 gene encoding sorting nexin-33; this encodes MALKARALYNFQSENKEEISIQENEELVIFSEHSLDGWLQGTNSRGETGLFPASYVEVLRTRSASTYTEYSNSSSGSPGNGSSFYLPPSSTSVSHQGSFEDDDEDDWDDWDDGCTVVEEPRSGPGTNGHPSANLSHPGPYPYPNHMAYRPKPSLERQDSIGSSKRGSVVGRNLNRFSCFVRSGVEAFLLGDVPMLSKVAEAYYIDMGPKGPQWRPNPHPLICSVEDPTKQTKFKGIKSYISYRLTPSNSKSPVYRRYKHFDWLYNRLLHKFTVLSVPHLPEKQATGRFEEDFIEKRKRRLILWMDHMTSHPTLSQYEGFQHFLTCRDDKQWKMGKRRAEKDEMVGASFLLTLQIPTEHQDLQDVEDRVDAFKAFSKKMDDSVLQLTNVASELVRKHVGGFRKEFQKLGNAFQAISQSFQMDPPYSLDALNGAISHTGKTYETVGEMFADQPKNDLFLMLDTLSLYQGLLSNFPDIIHLQKGAFAKVKESQRMSDEGKMDQEEADGIRKRCRVVGFALQAEMNHFHERRVADFKKMMQSYLKQQIVFYQRVSQQLEKTLRMYDNL